One window from the genome of Maylandia zebra isolate NMK-2024a linkage group LG18, Mzebra_GT3a, whole genome shotgun sequence encodes:
- the LOC101476401 gene encoding uncharacterized protein LOC101476401 produces MQHNSDVAMLTRLLGLLVLSTLCSAMWVQNYTRQYISEEEGSTYDPNTHHWPESVDRQFNETSKKTDHPTGIPSWPPEARSGPLMMPPTGPPFPHYGNNSEGPNMPRMFGVSNPPLPPMPDTTICDMLLNAPVPPPADQIPFFCICKYCKGTVGPKGDRGDRGLPGPPGSAGSRGLMGFPGPRGFTGSQGIKGQKGEMGEKGMQGAAGFTGTKGDRGFKGDKGDQGSMGPPGASGPQGESGICPATCESVPGAPGTQGPPGPAGARGLPGVQGPDGPRGIKGDRGDMGLPGNPGNDGEKGDRGEQGVCKCTNGTNGADGKPGQKGDKGDKGDIGSQGIQGTMGSKGNQGDMGLMGPPGPCSPAIQSAFSACINESFPAHNFPIPFPHILTNQQNHLNRNGIYIAPVNGTYVFSFHLSVAVKPLKVGLFRNFYPVAKITEGTVPSTTSHTVVLHLYMGDQVWLQVKDPTTNGMYTDNESTSTFSGYLLHPDSCEFPLGRNHYFPQPHHGRYSWDGPDPTTTPPN; encoded by the exons ATGCAGCACAACTCGGATGTGGCG ATGCTGACGAGGTTGCTCGGACTGCTTGTCTTGTCCACCCTCTGCTCAGCCATGTGGGTGCAAAACTACACCAGACAATACATTAGTGAAGAGGAAGGCTCCACATATGACCCCAACACCCACCACTGGCCTGAATCAGTTGACAGGCAGTTTAATGAGACTTCTAAGAAGACTGATCACCCAACGGGAATCCCATCGTGGCCACCCGAGGCACGCAGCGGGCCTCTTATGATGCCTCCAACAGGACCCCCATTTCCACACTATGGCAACAACTCTGAAGGTCCCAACATGCCCAGAATGTTTGGGGTCAGTAACCCACCTTTACCACCCATGCCTGACACAACAATCTGTGACATGCTGCTAAATGCACCGGTACCCCCGCCCGCCGACCAGATTCcatttttttgcatctgtaAATACTGCAAAGGAACCGTAGGACCCAAAGGAGACCGCGGAGACCGAGGTCTTCCAG GTCCTCCCGGGAGCGCTGGAAGTAGAGGATTGATGGGGTTTCCAGGTCCCAGAGGGTTTACAGGCTCTCAGGGGATAAAAG GCCAGAAGGGAGAAATGGGGGAAAAGGGAATGCAAGGTGCAGCAGGTTTCACTGGCACAAAGGGAGATCGGGGATTTAAAG GGGACAAAGGGGACCAAGGATCAATGGGACCCCCTGGTGCATCGGGCCCTCAGGGGGAATCTGGTATATGCCCTGCCACCTGCGAGAGTGTGCCAGGTGCACCTGGTACTCAAGGACCACCTGGACCAGCTGGAGCCCGTGGCCTGCCAGGGGTGCAGGGTCCTGATGGACCCAGGGGCATAAAAGGTGATAGGGGTGACATGGGTTTGCCTGGAAACCCTGGCAACGATGGTGAGAAGGGTGATCGAGGTGAGCAGGGGGTGTGTAAGTGCACAAATGGAACAAATGGTGCTGATGGCAAACCAGGGCAAAAGGGAGACAAAGGGGACAAGGGTGATATTGGTTCCCAGGGTATACAGGGCACCATGGGGTCAAAAGGCAACCAGGGTGATATGGGTCTCATGGGGCCACCTGGGCCCTGCTCTCCAGCCATCCAGTCAGCATTCTCCGCCTGTATCAATGAGTCATTTCCAGCTCACAATTTTCCCATTCCTTTCCCACACATCCTTACCAACCAGCAAAACCACCTTAACCGAAACGGCATCTACATAGCCCCCGTCAACGGCACCTACGTCTTCTCCTTTCACCTGTCAGTTGCCGTGAAACCACTTAAAGTCGGCCTGTTCCGCAATTTCTACCCTGTGGCTAAAATAACAGAAGGAACCGTCCCATCCACCACAAGCCACACGGTGGTCCTCCACCTCTACATGGGAGACCAGGTTTGGCTGCAGGTGAAGGACCCCACCACCAATGGCATGTACACTGATAATGAAAGCACTAGCACGTTCTCTGGGTATCTGCTGCACCCCGACTCCTGCGAATTTCCTCTGGGCAGAAATCACTACTTCCCACAGCCACATCATGGACGCTACAGCTGGGATGGTCCCGACCCTACCACCACTCCACCAAATTAG